The window GCCGCCACCGCCTGGCCCGGCGACGGCGGCGACCGGGAGAGCCTCATCGCCCGGGCCGACGCCGCGATGTACGCCGTGAAGGCGCGCCCCGCGACGCCGGCCCCGGTGACGATCTAGACCGTCAGGCGTCGACCTCGGGACGACCCTCGGCAGCCCACAGCGTGTGGAACGAACCCGGCTTGTCCACCCGGTGGTAGGTGTGCGCGCCGAAGAAGTCCCGCTGGCCCTGGATCAGAGCGGCCGGCAGACGCTTGGCCCGCAGGCTGTCGTAGTAGGCCAGCGCCGACGAGAAGCCCGGAGCCGGGATGCCCTGCTGCGCGGCGGTCACCACGACCCGGCGCCACGCGTCCTGGGCGCCCGCGACCGCGTCCTGGAAGTACGAGTCCACCAGCAGCGTCGGCAGCGCGGGGTTCTTGTCGTACGCCTGCTTGATGAAGTCCAGGAACTTGGCCCGGATGATGCAGCCGGCCCGCCAGATCTTCGCCATCGCGCCCGGGTCGATGTCCCAGCCGTACTCCTTGCTGGCCGCCTGGATCTGCTGGAAGCCCTGCGCGTAGGCGACGATCTTCGACGCGAACAGCGCCTGCTCGACATCGGCCTGCAGATCGCCGGTGTGCCCGCCGCCGCCGGTCGGGCCGGGCAGGTCGGCCGCCACGGCCGCTTCACGCTCGGTCACGCCGCCGGAGATCGCGCGGGCGAACACCGACTCGGCGATACCCGACACCGGCACACCCAGGTCGAGGGCGGCCTGCACGGTCCAGCGGCCGGTGCCCTTCTGCTCGGCGCGGTCCAGCACGACGTCCACGAACGGCTTGCCGGTCGCCGCGTCCACCTGCTTGAGCACCTCGGCGGTGATCTCGATCAGGTACGAGCCCAGCCGGCCCTCGTTCCAGCCCTGGAAGATGCCGGCGATGTCGGCGGGGGAGTACCCACCCACCTGACGCAGCAGGTCGTACGCCTCGGCGATGAGCTGCATGTCGGCGTACTCGATGCCGTTGTGCACCATCTTCACGAAGTGACCGGCGCCGTCCGGGCCGACGTGTACGCAGCACGCCTCGCCGTCCACCTTCGCCGCGATGTCCTCCAGCAGCGGGCCCAGCGCCTCGTACGACTCCTTCGGCCCACCCGGCATGATGCTCGGGCCGTGCAGTGCGCCCTCCTCACCACCGGAGACACCGGCGCCGACGAAGTGCAGGCCCTTCGCCTTCAGCGCCGCCTCCCGCCGCCGGGTGTCCGCGTAGTGCGCGTTACCCGCGTCGATCAGCATGTCGCCCTCTTCGAGCAGTGGAGCGAACTCGTCGATCACGGCGTCGGTGGCCGGACCGGCCTTGACCATGATGACGACGCGTCGCGGGCGCTCCAGGCTCGCCACGAACTGCTCGGCCGTCTCGGCCGGCAGGAAGGTGCCCTCGTGACCGAACTCCTCGACCAGCTCCTTGGTGCGGCCGTAGGAGCGGTTGTGCAACGCCACGGTGTGCCCGTGCCGGGCGAAGTTCCGGGCCAGGTTACGGCCCATCACCGCCAGGCCGGTGACACCGATCTGCGCCTTTTGCGACATCGACTACGTC of the Actinoplanes sichuanensis genome contains:
- the gndA gene encoding NADP-dependent phosphogluconate dehydrogenase; its protein translation is MSQKAQIGVTGLAVMGRNLARNFARHGHTVALHNRSYGRTKELVEEFGHEGTFLPAETAEQFVASLERPRRVVIMVKAGPATDAVIDEFAPLLEEGDMLIDAGNAHYADTRRREAALKAKGLHFVGAGVSGGEEGALHGPSIMPGGPKESYEALGPLLEDIAAKVDGEACCVHVGPDGAGHFVKMVHNGIEYADMQLIAEAYDLLRQVGGYSPADIAGIFQGWNEGRLGSYLIEITAEVLKQVDAATGKPFVDVVLDRAEQKGTGRWTVQAALDLGVPVSGIAESVFARAISGGVTEREAAVAADLPGPTGGGGHTGDLQADVEQALFASKIVAYAQGFQQIQAASKEYGWDIDPGAMAKIWRAGCIIRAKFLDFIKQAYDKNPALPTLLVDSYFQDAVAGAQDAWRRVVVTAAQQGIPAPGFSSALAYYDSLRAKRLPAALIQGQRDFFGAHTYHRVDKPGSFHTLWAAEGRPEVDA